GAGAACTGCCATGTATAATGAGTGTGTTAAATCAAATAAATCTGGAGAATATAGAAGTTATAATTGTAGACGGATTTGTGTATTTAGATGATGACAAAAAATATGGTTTGGGCGGACATTTATATGAAAAATTAAACAGACAAATTCCGATTATTGGAGTTGCCAAAACCAATTTTGCAAGTATCGAAAAAAATAAAAAAGCTTTGTATAGAGGAGATAGCATAAAACCGTTATACATAACTTCTATAGGAATTGATTTAGAAGAAGCATTTAAAAATATTGAAAGCATGCACGGAGAATTTCGAATGCCAACTTTACTTAAAGAATTGGATCGATTGACGAAAGAAAATTAATTGGTTGTATTCTGATCAATAATAATAAATACAGAAAACTCCATTATTTCTAATGGAGTTTTCTGTATTTAGGAAAGGTTATTTGCCTTTTACTATTTTTTCAAGATATTCAACTTTTTCTTTTTCGGCCTGAACCAAACGTTCGTAAAGTTTTATTTGTTCTTCGTGAGCTTGAATTAGTTTGTCTAAAGGATTGAAAGTACATCCATAATTTACAGCAGAAGAATTATCTACATTATAAGTATTGCCAATAATATTTAAAACAGCTTCCTCTGAAAAATTCTTAATAGCTTCAACCGTTACGCCAAGTGCTTTTGCAATTTCAGCCAATTTTGAGTCATCTATAGTTTCACTATTTTCAATAGCAGAAATTGTTTGCTGACTA
This is a stretch of genomic DNA from Flavobacterium endoglycinae. It encodes these proteins:
- a CDS encoding endonuclease V; this encodes MILAFDTYYFDNKAKTVCLEFSEYNQKENFKVHTEIIENVEEYIPGEFYKRELPCIMSVLNQINLENIEVIIVDGFVYLDDDKKYGLGGHLYEKLNRQIPIIGVAKTNFASIEKNKKALYRGDSIKPLYITSIGIDLEEAFKNIESMHGEFRMPTLLKELDRLTKEN
- a CDS encoding helix-turn-helix domain-containing protein: MSTQTRPNHIGRKISRIRELRDMKQEALAYALGTSQQTISAIENSETIDDSKLAEIAKALGVTVEAIKNFSEEAVLNIIGNTYNVDNSSAVNYGCTFNPLDKLIQAHEEQIKLYERLVQAEKEKVEYLEKIVKGK